DNA from Pyramidobacter piscolens W5455:
GCACTCGACGACGGCCGTAAACTCGGACCTTTCTACAACCTTCCCTCTGATGCTGGCAAGCATGGCCGGCTATCTCCTTCCATAGGCATACTGCGGACTGCGGACGATCGCCAGACCGGCCAAGGCGATACCGAGCGCATCGGCCGTGTCGTCGGGACGGGGAATTTCCGGCAGATTCAGAAGCTGCTGAATCATGAGCTGCACCTGACGTTTTTCCGCCGTGCCGTCGCCGCAGACCGTCAGCTTCACTTCCGACGGTTTGGGTTCGATAATCGGCAGACGATACTGCGCTCCCAGCAGCAGTATCGCTCCCCGAACCTGCCACACCGCTTCGGCAGTGGTACGGTTCTGTCCGAAATAGAGTCTTTCGACGGACATAAAATGAGGGGAGCAGTTTTCAATCTGCTCCCTCACTCCGTCATACAACGCTTTGATTCTCACTGACGTATCCTGATGGGGAGGCGTCTCAAGACACCCATAGGCCAGCGCCCGATAGGAGCTTCCCGATTGGCACACAAAACCGTATCCGAGGCGGCCGATGCCCGGGTCGATCCCCAGGCAGACAAGCCCCTTAGTCGTCGCTGGCAATGGCCTCGTTCACCTCGTCGGTAAATTCGAAGTTCGCGTAGACGTTCTGAACGTCGTCGTGGCTGTCGAGCAAATCGAAGAGCTTGAGCATCTTGCGGGCTTTCTCCACGTCGCTGATCGTCACGGTTGTCTTGGGGACGAAGACGTTTTCGGCGTCGGCGATTTTATAGCCCTTCTTTTCAAGCGCTTCGCGAACGTCCATCATGGCTGAAGGATCCGTAGTCACGGCGGCACCCCCGTCCTGAATGGCGACGTCTTCGGCCCCGGCGTCGATGGCGTCCTCCATCAGCTGATCCTCGTCGACCGCGCCTTCGATGGTGACGCTGCCCTTGCGCTCGAAATTCCAGGCCACGCTGCCGGCCGTTCCCATGGAACCGCCGTTGCGTTCGAGAATGGCGCGGATCTCGGGCGTAGTGCGGTTGCGGTTGTCCGTCAGCGACTCGCAGATGATGGCCACGCCGTCGATACCGTAGCCTTCATACATCAACTCTTCGTAGGACACGCCTTCGAGCTCGCCGGTGCCGCGTTTGATGGCCCTGGTGATCGTGTCGTTGGGAACGCTGGCAGCGCGCGCGCGTTCGAGAGCCGCCTTGAGGCGCACGTTCATGCCGGGATCGCCGCCGCCCTCTTTGGCCGCGATGATAATCATCTTGATCAGTTTCTGGCGCTCGTTTCCTTTTTTGGAATCCTGCGCAGCCTTGCGATGTTTGATATTTGCCCACTTC
Protein-coding regions in this window:
- a CDS encoding crossover junction endodeoxyribonuclease RuvC, producing the protein MPATTKGLVCLGIDPGIGRLGYGFVCQSGSSYRALAYGCLETPPHQDTSVRIKALYDGVREQIENCSPHFMSVERLYFGQNRTTAEAVWQVRGAILLLGAQYRLPIIEPKPSEVKLTVCGDGTAEKRQVQLMIQQLLNLPEIPRPDDTADALGIALAGLAIVRSPQYAYGRR
- a CDS encoding YebC/PmpR family DNA-binding transcriptional regulator, producing the protein MSGHSKWANIKHRKAAQDSKKGNERQKLIKMIIIAAKEGGGDPGMNVRLKAALERARAASVPNDTITRAIKRGTGELEGVSYEELMYEGYGIDGVAIICESLTDNRNRTTPEIRAILERNGGSMGTAGSVAWNFERKGSVTIEGAVDEDQLMEDAIDAGAEDVAIQDGGAAVTTDPSAMMDVREALEKKGYKIADAENVFVPKTTVTISDVEKARKMLKLFDLLDSHDDVQNVYANFEFTDEVNEAIASDD